In Kangiella profundi, one DNA window encodes the following:
- the gspC gene encoding type II secretion system protein GspC, producing the protein MNPITQKISQFVQQRGRLIAQVLAALLTVLTLYIVAKLIWLWIGFFQPPQQAEPVVQTRPQQTNRPAVDINKLVSLHVFGEAGRVEEETVQAEETRLNLKLLGTYVSDEEELSSAIIQANGRDEKAYFINDKLKVSGNVVLEKVETLKVILRNNGKLETLTLEEQLNQSALEKPKQSLAPSEPGAGERTIDKRRDSRLTSELAEMKDKVFTDPQSLTDLAKFEQVVDESGVVTGYKVAPGSDPRMFARLGLRRNDVIKSVNGTQLNEQGLLGIANELTSADSLEITIERDGQPVTLLLGLSELSQQQKSDPNERRIQ; encoded by the coding sequence ATGAATCCTATAACTCAAAAAATAAGCCAGTTTGTGCAACAACGGGGTAGGTTGATTGCGCAGGTACTAGCCGCTTTATTGACTGTACTCACTTTGTATATAGTCGCAAAGCTAATATGGTTGTGGATTGGATTTTTTCAACCGCCACAACAAGCAGAACCTGTCGTTCAAACACGTCCCCAGCAAACTAATCGCCCAGCTGTTGATATCAACAAGCTGGTGTCTTTGCATGTCTTCGGTGAGGCTGGCCGAGTCGAAGAAGAAACCGTACAGGCTGAAGAGACTCGCCTCAATCTGAAATTACTGGGTACTTATGTATCCGATGAGGAAGAGCTATCTAGCGCTATCATTCAGGCCAATGGCCGTGATGAGAAAGCTTACTTTATCAATGACAAGTTGAAGGTAAGCGGAAATGTGGTGTTGGAAAAAGTAGAAACCTTAAAAGTTATCTTGAGAAATAATGGCAAGCTGGAAACTTTAACCTTAGAAGAGCAGCTTAATCAGAGTGCACTTGAAAAGCCGAAGCAGTCGCTTGCTCCATCGGAGCCTGGTGCTGGTGAAAGAACCATTGATAAAAGACGTGATTCTCGCTTAACCAGTGAGCTGGCCGAGATGAAGGATAAGGTATTTACTGATCCTCAATCACTAACAGATTTAGCCAAATTTGAGCAGGTCGTCGATGAAAGTGGTGTGGTAACAGGTTATAAAGTTGCCCCTGGTAGCGACCCAAGAATGTTCGCTCGACTTGGCTTAAGACGTAATGATGTCATCAAGTCAGTTAATGGAACGCAACTCAATGAACAGGGTTTATTGGGTATTGCCAACGAGTTGACCAGTGCAGATTCGCTGGAAATTACAATTGAGAGAGATGGACAGCCCGTAACACTATTGCTGGGTTTGTCAGAGCTGTCACAGCAGCAAAAGTCAGATCCAAATGAGAGAAGAATCCAATGA
- a CDS encoding RNA-binding S4 domain-containing protein, producing the protein MVADNQVRLDKWLWAARFFKTRALAKAAIEGGKVHCDGVRGKPSRQIQLGMSIKIRQGFAEKTVIVEGLSEQRGPAKVAETLYRETEESIQKREQLMVQRQSMPYSEHKPDKKQRRQIHRFLRQQEKD; encoded by the coding sequence ATGGTGGCTGACAATCAAGTAAGGTTAGACAAATGGCTTTGGGCTGCACGTTTTTTCAAAACGCGCGCCTTGGCGAAAGCTGCTATTGAAGGTGGCAAGGTTCATTGCGATGGGGTGCGAGGCAAACCCAGCCGCCAAATTCAGCTTGGGATGAGCATCAAGATACGTCAAGGGTTTGCTGAGAAAACGGTTATTGTGGAAGGCTTATCCGAACAAAGAGGCCCCGCCAAAGTAGCTGAAACACTTTACAGAGAGACCGAAGAAAGTATCCAGAAGCGGGAACAGCTCATGGTCCAGCGCCAGTCGATGCCCTACTCCGAACATAAGCCCGATAAAAAGCAACGTCGCCAGATCCACCGTTTTCTGCGCCAGCAGGAAAAAG
- the gspD gene encoding type II secretion system secretin GspD, whose protein sequence is MIQRLKKIRMKQLGSSLTMSLCAAGLLLSSFSANAERLNVRDADIREVVETVAKITGKTMIVDPRVKGLKVTIITAGNVDYTKDQIYNIFVSALQVHKFQAIEANGVVKIVPDQQARSEYSPVNVSNLDDYGDRYITQVIPVQNVDAQQIMNVLRPLVSPTSGHLFAVQGTNTLILHDSASNVRRISEIIDRTDKANDEEIEVIPLEHASASEIVRILESLNRSGRQQQGNEVQEPRYVADERTNSILLSANDRQRVRLRALISSLDRPLNSMGNTKTVFLKYAKAEQVAEVLSGIGEIKQKEEAAASGRGGAGAAGTGGVAAQRSLYSIQPHEETNALVLTAPPDIMREFDSVIRALDIRRKQVHVEAIIVEISDNKAKELGIQWLFSPEGSSTTPGGVVNFTNTGPGIGQVAAGAISARGTEEEVFTRDPETGAITGTETRRTAGDQGVALAEVLGGMQGLGLGVARIRPDGFSWGAFIRALEGVTDSNTLSRPSVTTLDNVEAIFKSGQEIPIITGSTLGDNNSNPFQNVERKDVGVMLKLTPQINEGNYVRLDIEQEVSSIAGSTNVDVVTNKREVKTSVLVPDGGMVVLGGLIDDDIQQSSQKVPILGDIPILGHAFKSQRTQKIKRNLMVFIHPTVLKDDEELRELSSAKYSYIRAQQIEQANRGISLMPEEDSEVLPTYDEALVLPPTYEEYMQDDTSQNEDNGEAKED, encoded by the coding sequence ATGATACAGAGACTCAAAAAAATTCGTATGAAACAGCTGGGTAGCAGCCTAACTATGTCGCTTTGTGCTGCTGGTCTGTTACTGTCTTCGTTTAGCGCGAATGCGGAAAGACTTAATGTCAGAGACGCTGATATTCGTGAGGTGGTTGAAACGGTTGCCAAGATCACCGGCAAAACCATGATCGTTGATCCTCGAGTGAAAGGGTTAAAAGTAACCATCATTACTGCGGGTAATGTGGACTACACCAAGGACCAAATTTACAACATCTTTGTTTCAGCACTTCAGGTTCATAAGTTCCAGGCAATTGAAGCAAATGGTGTGGTTAAAATTGTACCGGATCAGCAGGCGCGTTCTGAGTACTCGCCGGTTAACGTTTCCAATCTGGATGATTATGGTGACCGCTATATCACTCAGGTGATACCTGTTCAGAATGTTGATGCGCAACAAATAATGAACGTGTTGCGTCCTCTGGTATCCCCAACTTCCGGTCATTTGTTTGCGGTGCAGGGAACCAATACTTTAATCCTTCATGACTCAGCCTCAAACGTGCGTCGTATCAGTGAAATTATTGACCGTACCGATAAAGCTAATGATGAAGAGATAGAAGTTATTCCTCTGGAGCATGCATCAGCGAGTGAAATTGTACGTATTCTGGAAAGTTTAAATCGTAGTGGACGCCAGCAACAGGGTAACGAAGTACAGGAACCGCGCTACGTTGCGGATGAGCGTACTAACAGTATTTTGCTAAGTGCGAATGATCGTCAAAGGGTTCGTTTACGTGCACTGATTAGTAGCCTGGATCGTCCATTGAACTCCATGGGTAATACCAAAACAGTATTCTTGAAATATGCTAAGGCTGAGCAGGTTGCAGAAGTTCTTTCAGGTATTGGCGAAATTAAGCAAAAAGAAGAAGCTGCGGCATCTGGTCGGGGCGGCGCAGGAGCCGCGGGAACTGGTGGTGTGGCAGCGCAACGCTCTCTCTACAGTATTCAGCCGCATGAAGAAACCAATGCATTGGTGTTAACCGCACCACCAGACATTATGCGCGAGTTTGATTCTGTTATTCGTGCTCTAGATATTCGTCGTAAGCAGGTTCATGTGGAAGCTATCATCGTTGAAATCTCGGATAACAAAGCAAAAGAGCTTGGTATTCAGTGGTTGTTCTCACCAGAAGGTAGTAGCACAACACCAGGTGGCGTCGTTAACTTTACTAATACAGGGCCAGGAATTGGCCAGGTTGCCGCAGGTGCCATCTCAGCTCGAGGTACTGAAGAAGAGGTATTTACCAGAGACCCGGAAACAGGCGCTATTACAGGAACTGAGACAAGACGAACCGCTGGTGATCAGGGGGTTGCATTGGCTGAAGTTTTAGGCGGTATGCAAGGTCTTGGCTTAGGTGTTGCTCGAATCAGACCTGATGGTTTTAGTTGGGGTGCATTTATTAGAGCATTAGAAGGCGTTACTGACTCAAATACGCTATCGCGACCAAGTGTCACAACACTTGATAACGTTGAGGCAATCTTTAAGTCTGGTCAGGAAATTCCAATTATTACCGGTTCTACGTTAGGTGATAACAACTCTAATCCTTTCCAGAATGTTGAGCGTAAAGATGTTGGTGTCATGCTAAAGCTGACTCCTCAAATTAATGAAGGTAACTACGTACGTCTTGATATTGAACAGGAAGTGTCTTCAATCGCCGGTTCAACCAACGTTGACGTTGTAACCAACAAACGTGAAGTGAAAACCTCTGTATTAGTTCCAGATGGCGGCATGGTGGTGTTGGGTGGTTTGATCGATGATGACATCCAGCAAAGCTCACAAAAAGTACCTATTCTTGGAGATATCCCAATATTAGGTCATGCCTTTAAATCACAGCGCACACAAAAAATAAAACGTAATTTGATGGTCTTTATTCATCCAACAGTGTTGAAGGATGATGAAGAGCTGCGTGAGTTGAGCAGTGCTAAATATAGCTATATCAGAGCACAGCAGATTGAACAGGCGAATCGTGGTATTAGCCTAATGCCTGAAGAGGACTCTGAAGTTCTGCCTACTTATGATGAAGCATTGGTGCTACCACCAACTTATGAAGAATACATGCAAGACGACACTTCACAAAATGAAGATAATGGTGAGGCTAAGGAAGACTAA
- the gspE gene encoding type II secretion system ATPase GspE: MAEQVATKQTEHETEAVSKEVGFRPLPFSFAKRHGVFLIRTDDGMQCYMREGTAPQALLEVRRHYPHRFQIEKLNETEFESRLSAFYQSGTADARQTMEDLGDEMDLFRLAEEMPETEDLLEAEDDAPIIKLINALLTEAIKENASDIHIETFEKTLSVRFRVDGVLREVLQPNRKLAPLLVSRIKVMGKLDIAEKRIPQDGRIALRIANRAVDVRVSTMPSSFGERVVLRLLDKEAGRLEFSHLGMEPKTMQLMSDLLHKPHGIILVTGPTGSGKTTTLYAGLSLLNNSTRNILTVEDPIEYLIDGIGQTQVNPKVDMTFARGLRAILRQDPDVVMVGEIRDLETAQIAVQASLTGHLVLSTLHTNTAIGAVTRMQDMGVEPFLLSTSLLGVLAQRLVRRLCPECKKPAVANQKECELMGFDASNPPTIYHPDGCEACNYHGYRGRQGIYELVMIDDQMRTMIHNNNSEQEMERHARKFTPSIRADGRQRVLEGMTSVEEVLRVTRED, from the coding sequence ATGGCTGAACAAGTGGCAACTAAACAAACTGAGCATGAAACGGAAGCAGTATCCAAAGAAGTAGGCTTTCGCCCCTTGCCATTTAGCTTTGCCAAGCGTCATGGTGTTTTTCTGATCCGAACTGATGATGGTATGCAGTGCTATATGCGTGAGGGTACCGCTCCACAGGCCCTGCTTGAAGTGCGCCGCCATTATCCTCATCGTTTCCAGATTGAAAAATTGAACGAGACAGAATTTGAAAGTCGTCTTAGTGCTTTTTATCAGTCTGGAACTGCAGATGCTCGCCAGACCATGGAAGACCTCGGAGATGAAATGGATCTGTTTCGCTTGGCTGAAGAAATGCCAGAAACCGAGGATTTGCTGGAGGCGGAAGACGATGCCCCAATCATTAAGTTGATCAATGCATTGTTGACCGAAGCTATTAAAGAAAATGCTTCGGATATTCATATTGAAACTTTTGAAAAAACCTTATCCGTTCGCTTCAGGGTTGATGGTGTGTTGCGTGAAGTTTTACAACCTAATCGTAAGTTAGCTCCATTGCTGGTTTCACGTATTAAAGTAATGGGCAAGTTGGATATTGCAGAAAAACGTATTCCGCAAGATGGTCGTATTGCATTAAGAATCGCAAACCGGGCAGTGGATGTCCGTGTCTCTACCATGCCATCCAGTTTTGGTGAGCGGGTAGTACTTCGTTTATTAGATAAAGAAGCTGGGCGTCTTGAGTTTTCACATTTGGGCATGGAACCTAAGACCATGCAGTTGATGAGCGACCTGCTGCATAAACCGCATGGCATTATCCTTGTAACCGGTCCGACGGGTTCAGGTAAAACCACAACCCTATACGCAGGTTTATCTCTTCTCAATAATTCGACGCGCAATATCCTGACCGTTGAAGACCCTATTGAGTATTTGATCGATGGAATTGGTCAGACTCAGGTTAATCCAAAAGTCGATATGACATTTGCTCGAGGGCTTCGCGCTATTTTGCGTCAGGATCCTGACGTGGTGATGGTCGGTGAGATTCGAGACTTGGAAACTGCGCAAATCGCAGTTCAGGCCAGTTTGACGGGTCACCTGGTTTTATCAACCTTACACACCAATACCGCAATCGGTGCGGTAACTCGTATGCAGGACATGGGAGTTGAGCCCTTCCTGTTATCGACAAGTTTGTTAGGTGTATTAGCTCAACGACTGGTCAGAAGGTTGTGCCCTGAATGTAAAAAGCCAGCAGTAGCTAATCAGAAAGAATGCGAGTTGATGGGATTTGATGCATCAAATCCGCCAACCATTTACCATCCGGATGGCTGTGAAGCCTGTAATTATCATGGCTACCGAGGACGTCAGGGCATCTACGAACTGGTGATGATTGATGATCAGATGCGCACCATGATCCATAACAATAATAGCGAGCAGGAAATGGAGCGTCATGCGCGTAAGTTTACGCCAAGTATTCGCGCAGATGGTCGTCAACGTGTACTTGAGGGTATGACCTCGGTAGAAGAAGTATTGCGTGTAACGCGGGAGGATTAA